Part of the Maridesulfovibrio sp. genome, ATTCCGCTGGCAGCCATCTTCAAGCCCGGAGAGGACTCATCATCCCCCACGGTCATCCGCGACCTTTACACAACCGGACAGATGAATGAGGCTTTAAGCCAGACACTCAAGTAAGGAAAGATTATGCATAACGATTCATCATCACACGGATTCTTCAGCTGGAATGAACTGCTGACAAGCGATCTGGAAGCGGCCAAGAAATTCTATGGCGGCCTTCTGGGCTGGACCTTCAAGGAGTCAAAAACCATATACGGCGACACCTATCTGACCGCTTTCAAAGACGGGCGCATGGCAGCAGGCATGATGATCAAGCCAGCCGGCACACCAGAACACATCAAAGGCTGTTGGGACCCGTACATCACGGTTGATGACGTGGAATCTGCAGCGACTCAAGTCGAAGAAACAGGCGGCAAGGTTATGCTTCCGCCCACCAAGATTGAGGGCGTCGGGAGGTTCTGCGTAATTCAGGACCCGCAGGTAATTTACCTGAACCTGATTACCTATAAAACAAAAAACTAATGAAATCAGTAATCTTATACATATTCTCAGGTCTGCCCGGATCAGGTAAAAGTACTCTGGCTCAAGGTTTAAGCTCTGAATTAAAATGTGCCTATCTCAGGATAGATACGATTGAACAGGCAATACGAGACCTCTGCGAGTTCAAAGTAGAAGGCGAAGGGTATCGCCTTGCTTATCGGGTTGCTTCAGATAACCTTAAATGCGGTATCAGCGTGGTTTCCGATTCCTGCAACCCCATAGAATTAACCCGCACAGAATGGAAGGACGTTGCCGTAAATGCCGGTGTTAAGTTTATTAATATTGAAGTTGTTTGTTCTGACAAGGCCGAGCATAAAGAACGAGTCGAAAAAAGGACTTCATCCGTGGCAGGATTAAAGCTACCTACTTGGGAACAGGTGGAGCAACGCGATTATCACGCTTGGAAGTCGGAAAGAATTGTGATGGACACGGCTGGTAAAACCGAGACAACATGCCTTCAAGAGCTGATCTCTTCAATCAATGAGTGGAACAAAAGGATTTAAGCACCATCCACCCTTTACGACAGCCCCACAGTCAGTTATCAGGTGGCTCAACGCAACTAAAAAACATTACATAAATAAAGGAAGCGTATGCTCAATTTTCAGATATTTATCCCCACTCGCATCGTATTCGGTCCCGGCAAACTTGCAGAACTGGGCACCATGCCTCTGCCCAAAGGCAAAAAAGCAATGGTTGTCATCGGCGAATCCGGTGCAATGATCAAAAACGGTTACCTCGATAAAGTTCAGGCCCTCCTCGCTAAGCAGGATGTCTCCACCGTGGTTTTCGATAACATCTCTCCCAACCCGAAATCCGATCAGGTTGACGAGGCTGTAAAAATCGCCCGAGAGAAAGGAATCGACTTCATCGTTGCACTTGGTGGAGGTTCCACTATCGATGCATCCAAAGCCATCGCTCTTTTGACCACCAACGTAGGCAAATGCTGGGATTACATGCAGTCCGGTTCCGGCGGCGGTGTTAACCCAGAAAATCCGGCAGCACCCCTCATCGCCATCCCCACCACAGCGGGAACAGGCACGGAAGCGGACCAGTGGGCAGTGATCAGCAAATCCGACGGCATTGAAAAAATCAGCCTCGGTAATGATTCCACCTTCCCGACTATTTCCATCGTTGACCCGGAACTCATGGTCAGTGTGCCTCCGCGCACAACTGCCTACACAGGTATCGACACATTTTTCCATGCTGTGGAGACCTTCCTTTCCACCGCTCACCAGCCTATGAGCGACATGCTGGCCCTCGAAGCTGTCCACCTGAGCAGCCATTACCTGCCCATGGCAATTGCCGAAGGTGACAACATCGAAGCCCGCACAGTCATGGCATGGTCCAGCACCGCCGCAGGTATGTGCGAGACCCTTTCCCGCTGCATTTCCCAGCATGCACTTGAACATGCCCTGAGCGCAAAATACCCCGAATTACCGCACGGCCTCGGCCTTGCCAAGCTTTCCGTACCCTATTTCAAGCGCCTGGTCCCGGAAAGTCCGGAACGTTTCGAAGATCTAGCCATGGCTATGGGTTACGATACCCAGCAGTTTGACGAGAATATGCGCTCAACCGTCTTCCTTGAAGGACTTCGCTCCCTGCTCGAACGGACCGGATTCAACGAAGAATCGCTCAAAGATTACGGTGCAAAAGAAGAAGATGTTGCCGAACTGGTGGATATCGCCGAGCAGACTATGGGCAAGCTTTTCGAGTTCACCCCCGCGAAGATGGAACGTGAAGACCTTGAATGCATCATGTCCGAAGCTATTGCAGGTTAAATATAATTAACTTCGAGCTGCTAGACTTGATTAT contains:
- a CDS encoding VOC family protein is translated as MHNDSSSHGFFSWNELLTSDLEAAKKFYGGLLGWTFKESKTIYGDTYLTAFKDGRMAAGMMIKPAGTPEHIKGCWDPYITVDDVESAATQVEETGGKVMLPPTKIEGVGRFCVIQDPQVIYLNLITYKTKN
- a CDS encoding AAA family ATPase; the protein is MKSVILYIFSGLPGSGKSTLAQGLSSELKCAYLRIDTIEQAIRDLCEFKVEGEGYRLAYRVASDNLKCGISVVSDSCNPIELTRTEWKDVAVNAGVKFINIEVVCSDKAEHKERVEKRTSSVAGLKLPTWEQVEQRDYHAWKSERIVMDTAGKTETTCLQELISSINEWNKRI
- a CDS encoding iron-containing alcohol dehydrogenase; protein product: MLNFQIFIPTRIVFGPGKLAELGTMPLPKGKKAMVVIGESGAMIKNGYLDKVQALLAKQDVSTVVFDNISPNPKSDQVDEAVKIAREKGIDFIVALGGGSTIDASKAIALLTTNVGKCWDYMQSGSGGGVNPENPAAPLIAIPTTAGTGTEADQWAVISKSDGIEKISLGNDSTFPTISIVDPELMVSVPPRTTAYTGIDTFFHAVETFLSTAHQPMSDMLALEAVHLSSHYLPMAIAEGDNIEARTVMAWSSTAAGMCETLSRCISQHALEHALSAKYPELPHGLGLAKLSVPYFKRLVPESPERFEDLAMAMGYDTQQFDENMRSTVFLEGLRSLLERTGFNEESLKDYGAKEEDVAELVDIAEQTMGKLFEFTPAKMEREDLECIMSEAIAG